In Nomascus leucogenys isolate Asia chromosome 6, Asia_NLE_v1, whole genome shotgun sequence, one DNA window encodes the following:
- the POLR2M gene encoding protein GRINL1A yields the protein MSSLPRGFEPQAPEDLGQRSLVELREMLKRQERLLRNEKFICKLPDKGKKIFDSFAKLKAAIAECEEVRRKSELFHPVSLDCKLRQKAIAEVHVGTDKAQNSDPILDTSSLVPGCSSVDNIKSSQTSQNQGLGRPALEGDEETSEVEYTVNKGPASSSRDRVPPSSEATKHHPQHRVSSQAEDTSSSFDNLFIDRLQRITIADQGEQQSEENASTKNLTGLSSGTQKKPHYMEVLEMRAKNPVPQLHKFKTNVLPFQQNDSSSYCQKSGSPISSEERRRRDKQHLDDITAARLLPLHHMPTQLLSIEESLALQKQQKQNYEEMQAKLAAQKLAERLNIKMRNYNPEGKSSGRYREVRDEDDDWSSDEF from the exons ATGTCCTCGCTGCCCCGCGGCTTCGAGCCCCAAGCTCCCGAGGACTTGGGGCAGCGGAGTTTGGTGGAGCTGCGGGAAATGTTGAAGCGCCAGGAGAGACTTTTGCGCAACGA AAAATTCATTTGCAAATTGCCCGACAAAGGTAAAAAGATCTTTGACTCTTTTGCCAAACTGAAAGCTGCCATTGCAGAATGTGAAGAAGTTAGAAGAAAAAGTGAACTGTTTCATCCTGTTAGTTTAGACTGTAAGCTAAGGCAAAAAGCAATTGCAGAAGTTCATGTGGGTACAGATAAGGCCCAGAATTCTGACCCGATACTTGATACTTCATCACTAGTTCCTGGGTGTTCCTCTGTAGATAACATCAAGTCATCTCAAACCTCACAAAACCAGGGACTTGGACGTCCTGCTCTTGAAGGTGATGAAGAGACTTCAGAGGTTGAGTACACAGTGAATAAGGGCCCAGCTTCCAGCAGCAGAGACAGGGTACCACCTTCATCTGAAGCTACTAAGCATCACCCGCAGCATCGTGTTTCAAGTCAAGCAGAAGATACCTCCAGCAGCTTTGACAACCTGTTTATTGACAGGTTACAGAGGATCACCATTGCAGACCAAGGTGAACAACAGTCAGAAGAAAACGCCAGTACTAAGAACTTGACAGGCCTTTCTAGTGGGACTCAGAAGAAACCTCATTACATGGAAGTGCTAGAAATGCGAGCCAAAAACCCAGTGCCCCAGCTGCATAAATTTAAAACCAATGT GTTACCTTTTCAACAAAATGATTCATCTAGTTATTGTCAGAAGAGTGGGTCTCCTATTTCCTCAGAAGAGCGGCGGCGCAGGGATAAGCAGCATCTTGATGACATCACAGCAGCTCGGCTTCTACCACTTCACCATATGCCCACGCAGCTGCTCTCCATAGAAGAATCCTTGGCACTTCAGAAACAGCAGAAACAGAATTATGAG GAGATGCAAGCAAAGCTCGCAgcgcaaaaattagctgaaagaCTGAATATTAAAATGCGGAATTATAATCCAGAAGGGAAATCTTCAGGGAGATACCGAGAAGTAAGGGATGAAGATGACGATTGGTCCTCTGATGAATTCTGA